Proteins from one Calditrichota bacterium genomic window:
- a CDS encoding dihydrolipoyllysine-residue acetyltransferase has translation MSIEIKLPDLGDNIDSGTVVSVFVSEGDSIEEDQALIELETDKAVIEVPTSSAGVVTKISVKNGDEVKIGQVIVELETNGQVDNKEEAKTEVKEETKPVEEPVVEAEPEPVKNVVAKQSSVPSSVDFKIPNMGDNVDSGTVTSILVNIGDAVEVDQGLVELETDKAVIEVPSDAKGVIKEILIKDGVNVAVGQKIMVIDAVGASEKMAEPATAPAAPKQEAVETKSTVKEETRELVHDPISSKVFDAPKNKIAPASPSVRRFAREIGLDIHEVPGTGPGGRISVEDVKSFSKLRHQQKGAGQTVGSPVQAIALPDFSKYGETEKEGLNKLRQTSAKNLTYAWSSIPHVSQFDKADITNLEKLRKTNGKKAEARGGKLTMTAILVKVIEAALRKFPAFNASIDMANNEIIYKKYFNIGIAVDTERGLLVPVIKDVEKKNIIDIAVEMTEISQKAHDKKLGLDEMQGGNFTISNLGGIGGTGFTPIVNSPEVAILGVSRAEMQPKYIDGNFEPRLVMPLVLSYDHRVIDGAAAARFLRWVCEVLEEPFNVLLEG, from the coding sequence ATGTCTATAGAAATTAAACTGCCGGATTTAGGTGATAATATTGATTCAGGAACCGTTGTTAGTGTTTTTGTTTCAGAGGGTGATAGCATCGAGGAAGATCAGGCACTTATTGAACTTGAAACAGACAAAGCTGTTATCGAAGTCCCGACATCATCAGCCGGAGTTGTTACAAAAATCAGTGTAAAAAATGGCGATGAAGTAAAAATCGGACAGGTGATTGTTGAGTTAGAAACAAACGGCCAGGTGGATAATAAGGAAGAGGCTAAAACAGAAGTTAAAGAAGAAACAAAACCTGTTGAAGAGCCTGTGGTTGAAGCTGAGCCGGAGCCAGTTAAAAATGTAGTTGCCAAGCAAAGCTCTGTACCTTCATCTGTTGATTTTAAAATACCAAATATGGGTGACAATGTTGATTCGGGAACCGTTACATCGATTCTTGTAAATATTGGCGATGCTGTTGAAGTTGACCAGGGGTTGGTTGAACTGGAGACAGATAAAGCTGTTATCGAAGTACCCTCGGATGCCAAAGGCGTTATAAAAGAGATTCTTATTAAAGATGGTGTCAATGTTGCTGTCGGCCAAAAAATTATGGTAATCGATGCTGTTGGTGCTTCTGAAAAAATGGCTGAACCTGCAACTGCTCCTGCAGCTCCAAAACAGGAAGCTGTTGAAACTAAATCCACAGTAAAAGAAGAAACGCGGGAATTGGTTCACGACCCTATTTCATCCAAAGTATTTGATGCACCTAAAAATAAAATCGCACCGGCTTCTCCAAGTGTTCGTCGTTTTGCCCGTGAAATTGGGCTGGACATTCATGAGGTTCCTGGAACAGGCCCGGGTGGAAGAATCTCTGTTGAAGATGTTAAATCATTTTCAAAGTTACGGCATCAGCAAAAAGGTGCCGGGCAAACAGTTGGTTCTCCAGTTCAGGCAATTGCCCTGCCTGATTTTAGTAAATATGGCGAAACAGAAAAAGAAGGTTTAAACAAACTACGCCAAACATCTGCAAAGAATTTAACTTACGCCTGGTCATCCATTCCGCATGTATCACAATTTGACAAAGCCGACATTACAAATCTTGAAAAGTTGCGAAAAACCAATGGTAAAAAGGCTGAGGCGCGCGGTGGCAAGCTTACTATGACCGCCATACTTGTAAAAGTAATTGAGGCAGCTTTGCGTAAATTCCCGGCTTTTAATGCCAGTATCGATATGGCCAATAATGAGATCATTTATAAAAAATATTTTAATATTGGAATTGCAGTTGATACGGAACGCGGGCTTTTGGTGCCGGTGATAAAAGACGTGGAAAAGAAAAATATCATTGATATTGCGGTTGAGATGACAGAAATATCGCAAAAAGCCCATGATAAAAAGCTGGGTCTTGATGAAATGCAAGGCGGCAATTTTACAATTTCTAATCTTGGTGGGATTGGCGGAACCGGTTTTACACCAATTGTCAATTCCCCGGAAGTTGCCATACTTGGTGTGTCGCGTGCAGAGATGCAGCCAAAATATATTGATGGCAACTTTGAACCACGCCTGGTGATGCCTTTGGTTTTATCTTATGACCACCGGGTGATTGATGGCGCTGCTGCAGCACGATTTTTGCGCTGGGTTTGTGAAGTCTTGGAAGAACCGTTTAATGTGCTTCTGGAAGGGTAA
- a CDS encoding acyltransferase — translation MISSKLIHNGPTTGLIRYWTGRFFLWLFSWDVVGRFPKDKKFIIITAPHTSNWDFPLGILAIYIYRLKCSWIGKDSLFKKPFGVFMRWLGGIAVNRDSQHGVVDQIAKQFRESIKLAIAIAPSGTRKKGNSWKSGFYWMAHKAQVPIVCAYFDYKRRETGIGLSFIPTGNVKMDMDRIREFYKLFQAKHQDMITPIRLKDEDA, via the coding sequence ATGATTAGTTCAAAACTAATACACAATGGACCAACCACCGGTTTAATTCGATACTGGACCGGGCGTTTCTTTTTGTGGCTTTTTTCCTGGGATGTTGTTGGTCGTTTTCCAAAAGATAAAAAATTTATCATAATAACTGCCCCCCATACAAGTAATTGGGATTTCCCGCTCGGAATCTTGGCCATTTATATTTACCGGTTGAAATGTTCCTGGATTGGCAAAGACTCTCTTTTTAAGAAACCTTTTGGTGTATTTATGAGATGGTTAGGTGGGATTGCCGTTAATCGGGATAGCCAGCACGGTGTTGTTGATCAGATTGCAAAACAATTTAGGGAATCAATCAAACTTGCCATAGCGATTGCACCATCTGGAACAAGAAAGAAAGGTAATTCCTGGAAGTCTGGCTTTTATTGGATGGCACACAAAGCACAAGTTCCCATTGTTTGTGCTTATTTTGATTATAAGCGCAGAGAAACAGGCATTGGGCTTTCATTTATTCCAACGGGTAATGTAAAGATGGATATGGATCGAATACGCGAGTTTTACAAACTATTTCAAGCTAAGCACCAGGATATGATTACTCCCATTAGGCTTAAAGATGAAGATGCTTAA
- a CDS encoding glycosyl hydrolase, with product MDFSKYIFFLIFLTITVQSFAQIPGKKPSEEKRINELLAKMTLGEKIGQMAQFHLWSRDNDFEKLSEVIKRGGVGSFLNSGDRAYKEKLQRVAVEESRLGIPLIFGRDVIHGYRTMFPIPLGQAASWNPALIEKAAEISAKEAVQMGIDWTFAPMMDLARDPRWGRIAESFGEDPFLASKLAVSMTKGLQGDDLADPNRIAACAKHYVGYGAAEGGRDYNTTLIPEHDLRNFYLPPFKASVDAGVATIMSAFNDLNGVPTSGNQFTLRQILRTEWGFDGFVVSDWTSMTEMINHGYCADEREVALKSIKAGINMEMVSESYQNHLKELIESDEVNVKLLDDAVAEILRVKIRLGLFENPYPVAYDESVILNKDHLKVARDLATQSLVLLKNEKSVLPINKESKSIAVIGPLADSPWDQLGTWTVDGKKEDSITPLQTLKENVDFNILYAKGLENPRSVDNKLFEEAISTVKKADLAILFMGEDQIISGEAHSRAFIDLPGAQKDLINKISETSTPIVLVIMAGRPLTFSKIIDKVDAIVYAWHPGTMSGPAISDVLTGKVVPSGKLPVSFPRTVGQIPIYYNHRNTGRPPRKDMLGIPTGNTEDPIDYVSYYLDVDFTPQYPFGFGLSYSTFSYSDFKLSTKKLTSGNALKATVQLKNTGQYKADEIVQLYIRDKAASITRPVKELKGFQKVSLKAGESKSIFFEISEKDLAFWNIDMKFTAEPGMFDVMVGGSSADEDLLKESFELVN from the coding sequence ATGGATTTTTCAAAATATATTTTCTTTTTGATATTCTTAACTATTACAGTTCAAAGTTTTGCTCAAATCCCCGGCAAAAAACCATCTGAAGAAAAAAGAATAAATGAACTTTTAGCAAAAATGACCCTCGGAGAAAAAATTGGGCAAATGGCGCAATTTCATCTTTGGTCACGTGATAATGATTTTGAAAAACTTAGCGAAGTAATAAAACGAGGAGGTGTTGGTTCATTTTTAAATAGTGGCGATCGCGCATACAAAGAAAAATTACAACGTGTGGCTGTTGAAGAAAGTCGACTAGGCATCCCTTTAATATTTGGCCGTGATGTAATACATGGTTACCGGACAATGTTTCCAATTCCTCTTGGCCAGGCTGCAAGTTGGAATCCGGCACTTATTGAAAAAGCGGCAGAAATTTCTGCTAAAGAAGCTGTGCAAATGGGTATTGACTGGACTTTTGCACCAATGATGGACTTGGCTCGTGATCCTCGTTGGGGAAGAATTGCAGAATCTTTTGGGGAGGACCCTTTTCTTGCCTCAAAATTGGCTGTTTCCATGACAAAAGGGCTTCAAGGTGATGACCTGGCCGACCCAAACAGAATTGCCGCCTGTGCAAAACACTATGTTGGCTATGGCGCTGCCGAGGGCGGACGTGATTATAATACAACTTTGATTCCTGAACATGATTTACGAAATTTCTATTTACCGCCATTTAAAGCTTCTGTTGACGCCGGTGTTGCAACTATCATGAGCGCATTCAACGATTTAAATGGCGTACCTACATCTGGCAACCAGTTTACTTTGAGACAGATATTAAGAACAGAGTGGGGTTTCGATGGATTCGTCGTTAGTGATTGGACATCCATGACTGAGATGATAAATCATGGTTATTGCGCCGATGAACGGGAAGTTGCATTAAAGTCTATCAAAGCTGGTATTAATATGGAAATGGTTTCAGAAAGTTATCAAAACCATTTGAAAGAGTTGATTGAATCAGATGAAGTAAATGTGAAGTTGCTTGATGATGCGGTTGCTGAAATTCTTCGGGTTAAAATACGATTAGGATTGTTTGAAAACCCATATCCTGTTGCCTATGATGAAAGTGTAATCTTAAATAAAGATCATTTAAAAGTCGCGCGTGATTTAGCTACCCAAAGCCTGGTATTGCTAAAAAATGAAAAAAGTGTACTTCCAATAAACAAGGAATCCAAATCAATTGCAGTAATCGGCCCGCTTGCTGATAGCCCATGGGACCAACTTGGTACCTGGACTGTTGATGGAAAGAAAGAAGATTCAATCACTCCTTTGCAAACACTTAAAGAAAACGTTGATTTCAACATTTTGTATGCAAAAGGACTTGAAAATCCGCGTAGCGTAGATAATAAGCTTTTTGAAGAAGCGATATCAACTGTAAAAAAAGCCGATCTTGCAATTCTGTTTATGGGAGAAGATCAAATAATTTCCGGCGAAGCACACAGCCGTGCATTTATTGATTTACCGGGTGCACAAAAGGATTTAATAAACAAAATATCTGAAACGAGCACACCAATAGTTTTAGTAATTATGGCAGGAAGACCACTAACCTTTTCAAAAATTATTGATAAAGTCGATGCGATTGTTTATGCATGGCATCCGGGAACAATGTCCGGGCCAGCAATTTCTGATGTGTTAACAGGAAAAGTTGTACCATCCGGAAAGCTACCGGTTAGTTTTCCACGGACTGTGGGCCAGATTCCAATATATTATAACCATCGTAATACAGGAAGGCCGCCACGTAAAGATATGCTTGGTATCCCAACCGGTAATACCGAAGATCCGATAGATTATGTTTCCTACTATCTGGATGTTGATTTTACACCTCAATATCCTTTTGGTTTTGGTCTTTCTTATAGCACTTTTAGTTATAGTGATTTCAAACTCTCGACTAAAAAACTAACCTCTGGAAATGCTTTGAAGGCAACAGTACAGTTGAAAAACACGGGTCAATATAAAGCGGATGAAATTGTTCAGCTTTACATCCGTGATAAAGCAGCCAGCATCACTCGTCCGGTAAAAGAGTTAAAAGGGTTTCAAAAGGTTTCCCTCAAAGCAGGTGAAAGCAAATCAATCTTTTTTGAGATTAGTGAAAAAGATCTGGCTTTCTGGAATATTGACATGAAGTTTACAGCAGAGCCTGGAATGTTTGATGTGATGGTTGGTGGTTCCTCAGCAGATGAAGATTTGCTTAAAGAATCTTTTGAACTAGTTAATTAG
- a CDS encoding cellulase family glycosylhydrolase, with translation MKCFRFVFGIVVFSLFLASCDPIVEDNNFLHVSGHEMVDGAGNTVFLRGVGLGNWLLPEGYMWKFGPDGDRPRKIEKIVSDLIGKEKADQFWKDFREYYITEDDIKRIAELGFNSVRPALNSRLFLTEGDTAHFIEESFVLIDSLVSWCTKHELYVIIDIHGAPGGQTGANIDDSPNDEPELFMDLRNQDRLVELWVKIAKRYHNNPTVAAYNLLNEPLPKHTGAADKYGHLLEPLYKRITAAIREVDKNHMITLEGVDWANDWSIFGKPFDDNTFYQFHYYCWDRPDYLKDISKYLEYRKKLNTPVWVGETGEKGNTIYWATTQYFEANNIGWSFWPWKKMDTKNTAYSINKPLNWDQIIEYSHGRGKPSENLATKAFDELIENIKLNNCVFFPDVVNSLFRRVPAKIEAENYGHDGYNKSYFVTDTSARAKYYRVNEPVAIELFDFTENQFWSEQCIKLNSKEWVTYSFDNSELDKAKIIIRAKTNKDNSAFKFTLNDKSISQNLKNKDWQEIVLNDLKLTRGRNKIRLFVDTGRISFDWINVLDN, from the coding sequence ATGAAGTGTTTCAGATTTGTTTTTGGAATAGTTGTATTCTCCCTATTTCTAGCCAGCTGCGATCCTATTGTTGAGGATAACAACTTCCTTCATGTTAGTGGCCATGAGATGGTTGATGGAGCTGGTAACACAGTTTTTCTGCGTGGGGTTGGCCTCGGCAATTGGCTTTTGCCCGAAGGATATATGTGGAAGTTTGGCCCAGATGGTGACAGGCCACGGAAAATTGAAAAAATTGTTTCTGATCTGATTGGAAAGGAAAAGGCGGATCAATTCTGGAAAGATTTTAGAGAATACTATATAACGGAAGATGATATAAAACGCATTGCGGAGCTTGGTTTTAATTCTGTCAGGCCTGCCCTAAATTCACGTCTATTTCTTACTGAGGGCGACACTGCACATTTTATAGAAGAAAGTTTTGTGTTGATTGACAGCTTAGTTAGCTGGTGCACCAAGCATGAATTATATGTAATTATTGATATCCATGGAGCTCCTGGTGGGCAAACAGGCGCTAACATTGATGACAGCCCAAACGATGAACCTGAACTTTTTATGGATTTGCGCAATCAGGACAGGTTGGTTGAATTATGGGTAAAAATTGCAAAACGCTACCATAATAACCCCACTGTTGCAGCATACAATTTGCTTAATGAACCTCTTCCAAAGCATACAGGCGCTGCAGATAAGTACGGCCATCTCCTTGAACCACTCTATAAAAGAATTACTGCGGCCATTCGCGAAGTTGATAAAAACCATATGATCACGTTAGAAGGTGTTGACTGGGCCAATGACTGGTCAATTTTTGGTAAACCTTTTGATGATAATACGTTTTATCAATTTCACTATTATTGCTGGGACAGACCGGATTACCTCAAAGATATTTCAAAATACCTGGAATACCGCAAAAAACTGAATACCCCTGTTTGGGTTGGCGAAACTGGTGAGAAAGGTAATACAATCTATTGGGCCACAACACAGTATTTTGAGGCCAATAATATAGGTTGGTCATTTTGGCCATGGAAAAAAATGGATACAAAAAACACCGCCTACTCGATTAATAAACCGCTGAATTGGGATCAAATAATAGAATATTCTCATGGCAGGGGTAAGCCCTCCGAAAATCTTGCCACAAAAGCTTTTGATGAATTAATTGAAAATATAAAACTAAATAATTGTGTCTTTTTCCCGGATGTGGTTAATAGTCTTTTTAGGCGGGTTCCTGCAAAAATTGAAGCGGAAAATTATGGGCATGACGGATATAACAAATCATATTTTGTTACCGATACTTCTGCTCGGGCAAAATACTACCGTGTTAACGAACCTGTCGCAATAGAATTATTCGACTTCACAGAAAACCAGTTTTGGTCAGAACAATGCATAAAATTAAATAGCAAGGAATGGGTAACCTACAGCTTTGACAATTCCGAACTTGATAAGGCAAAAATCATTATTAGAGCAAAAACCAATAAGGATAATTCTGCTTTTAAATTTACTTTAAATGATAAAAGTATTTCGCAAAATTTAAAGAATAAAGATTGGCAAGAGATCGTATTAAATGATTTAAAGTTAACACGGGGACGAAATAAAATCAGGCTTTTTGTGGACACAGGCAGGATAAGTTTTGATTGGATAAATGTTCTGGATAATTAA
- the lpdA gene encoding dihydrolipoyl dehydrogenase, with amino-acid sequence MSENANGINLVVIGGGPGGYAAAFLAADLGMNVTLVDPEKNPGGVCLYRGCIPSKALLHVAKLIDESKEAHKWGVTFQEPKVDLDKLRAYKDGVVDKLTGGTGQLLKQRKITHIRGHAKFVNATTLEIDTIDHKKETLNFQFAIIATGSRPIHIPSLMPDSPRIINSTGALKLEDIPKSMLIMGGGVIGLEMGSVYTTLGSDVSVVEMLPGLIPGADRDLVRILQKSVEPKYKKIMLNTKVVAMKEVKGGIRVSFEIKDGETFDEKYDKVLVTIGRTPNSGSLGLKNTRVTVDEKGFIQTDIQRRTAEPNIYAIGDVVGNPMLAHKASHEGHVAVETIAGHKAAFEPNAIPSVVYTDPELAWAGLTETEAKEQGLKVEVFRFPWAASGRAITMDRIDGMTKLIVDPESECILGMGLVGVGAGELIAEGVLAIEMATLASDLKMSIHPHPTISETIMESAEMFFGTATHVYRPKRK; translated from the coding sequence ATGTCTGAAAATGCAAATGGAATAAATCTTGTCGTAATTGGTGGTGGTCCGGGTGGATATGCCGCAGCGTTCTTAGCCGCAGACCTGGGTATGAATGTGACTCTTGTTGATCCTGAGAAAAACCCTGGAGGTGTTTGTCTTTACCGTGGATGTATTCCATCGAAGGCTTTGCTCCATGTAGCAAAATTGATCGATGAATCCAAAGAAGCCCATAAATGGGGTGTAACTTTTCAGGAACCAAAAGTAGATTTGGATAAATTACGCGCATATAAAGATGGTGTTGTAGATAAATTAACAGGCGGCACAGGGCAGTTACTAAAGCAACGCAAAATCACTCATATTAGAGGTCATGCCAAGTTCGTAAATGCTACAACTTTGGAAATAGATACGATTGATCATAAAAAGGAAACGCTCAACTTTCAATTTGCTATAATTGCAACAGGTTCGCGTCCCATCCACATTCCATCACTTATGCCGGACTCACCACGAATAATTAATTCCACAGGAGCTCTTAAGCTGGAAGATATTCCCAAATCGATGCTGATAATGGGTGGTGGCGTTATTGGCCTGGAGATGGGTAGCGTTTATACAACTTTGGGCAGCGATGTTTCTGTTGTGGAAATGCTTCCGGGGTTAATTCCTGGTGCTGACCGTGATCTGGTACGAATCCTGCAAAAGAGTGTTGAGCCGAAATACAAGAAAATAATGCTCAATACAAAAGTTGTTGCTATGAAGGAGGTAAAGGGCGGTATCCGCGTTTCCTTTGAAATAAAAGATGGCGAAACTTTTGATGAAAAATATGACAAAGTTCTTGTTACAATTGGACGCACACCAAATTCTGGCAGCCTTGGTCTAAAGAATACAAGGGTCACCGTTGATGAAAAAGGTTTTATCCAAACAGATATTCAGCGTCGGACAGCGGAACCCAATATTTATGCTATAGGCGACGTTGTTGGCAACCCAATGTTAGCCCATAAAGCCTCGCATGAAGGCCATGTAGCTGTTGAAACCATTGCTGGACATAAAGCCGCTTTTGAGCCCAATGCAATTCCGTCTGTTGTTTATACCGATCCTGAACTGGCATGGGCCGGATTAACCGAAACCGAGGCAAAAGAGCAGGGACTTAAAGTTGAAGTATTCCGTTTCCCCTGGGCAGCTTCTGGTCGCGCAATTACCATGGACCGCATTGATGGGATGACAAAATTAATTGTCGATCCGGAAAGTGAGTGTATTTTAGGAATGGGTCTTGTAGGTGTTGGTGCCGGTGAATTGATTGCTGAAGGTGTTTTGGCAATTGAAATGGCAACCTTGGCCAGTGATCTCAAAATGAGCATCCATCCACATCCAACTATTTCAGAGACTATAATGGAATCAGCGGAGATGTTTTTTGGAACGGCAACACACGTTTACCGTCCCAAACGGAAGTAA
- a CDS encoding four helix bundle protein has product MGKHLFDHEKLNVYQEALKFISWWSNLKKEKELKNPVNGQPDRSSESIVLNIAEGNGRYTAKDKCRFFDISRASALETSSALDILVAQEKLSENDIIEGKIILKNVVSMLIGLIKSKTNRVYDIEEQYNVE; this is encoded by the coding sequence ATGGGAAAACACCTCTTTGATCATGAAAAATTAAATGTCTATCAAGAAGCTTTAAAATTTATATCGTGGTGGTCTAATCTCAAAAAAGAAAAAGAATTAAAAAATCCAGTTAATGGACAGCCTGATAGATCCTCAGAATCAATTGTTTTAAATATTGCTGAGGGAAATGGTAGGTATACTGCAAAAGATAAATGTAGATTCTTTGATATATCGCGGGCTTCTGCTTTAGAAACTTCAAGTGCATTGGATATTTTAGTTGCTCAGGAAAAGCTATCAGAAAATGATATTATTGAGGGAAAAATTATTTTGAAAAATGTAGTTTCAATGTTGATTGGACTTATAAAATCGAAAACAAACCGTGTTTATGATATTGAAGAACAGTATAATGTTGAGTAA